The Candidatus Melainabacteria bacterium RIFOXYA2_FULL_32_9 genomic interval TGAAAATATGATTTACATATCAATGTTACATTTGATGCTTAGACAATTAGCTAAATAATAGACTTTTCAAACAGCCTCTAAGAGATAACTGTAAAAAAGCTCCCTTAACGGGAGCTTTTTAGACTAACTTTTTATTACTAATAAAGCATCGACTATAATTGGATCCCACTTGGTTCCGGCTTCTTGTTTCATTATTGACAGAGCTTCTTCTTTAGACAAAGATTCTCTATAAGGTCTTTCAGAACACAACGCCTGATGCGCATCAGCAACTGCAATAATTCTAGAACCAAGTGGAATACTAATACCTGCTAATCCTTCTGGTTCGCCCTGTCCATTCCATCTTTCACGATGATAATGAATGTAAGGTACCACTTCAGATAGGAAATTAATTTTCATAAGTAAACTTACACCAACATTAGGATGCTTTTGCAACTTATTCCAGTCAGCTTTAGTCAATTTTCCTTTTTTAATAAAAATATCTTCAGGAAGAGTAATTTTTCCTATATTTTGTAGCAATCCTGCATAGTAAATAAGATCAACTGTTTTTTCATTTAAATGTAGATATTCTGCAATTTCTCTAGCCAAATTAGCTACTTTTCTTGAATGTTCTTCTGTATATTCACTCTTGGCATCAACAGCAGCAGCTAAAGTTTCAACGAATATTTGCTGTTCATCACCCAGATCACCTATGCTAGCTGTTAACTCGGTTCTTAAATGTGTTAATTCAGCAGGAGTCGCATTTTTATCTTCTATGAGTGACTGTGCTTCATCTACTAACTGTTGAAGTTTCATTGATGTTACAAATAATTTTGCTGTAATTTCAATTAACTGTACATGTTCGGGAGATATATCTTTTACACTATCGTGTTCAAGACACATAACTCCAATACAATCAAAATTGTTTGCCATTGGAACAGTTAACAGGGTTTCAGTCGCATTTTCTCCAAGAATTTCTTTAGGTTTCCAGTTTTTTGAGTTTTTAACTTCTTTAAAATAAAATGTTTGTCCTGTTAAAAATGATTCTATTGGTATGGTTACATCTTCTTTTAATGAATAACCAATTGTTTTAAATTTATTGTTTTCCAGCTTATCTGTGGAACTTCCGACAAGTACTAAATCCCAATGCGATTCATTTAGTGAGCTTTTTACATTATTAGAGCTTAAATATATATGACACGCATTAACTCCAAGCATTTGAGTAATTGTTTTTGCAATGGAATTATAAATAACAAAGTCATCTTCACTATCAAACCCTAATAAAGTAAGTGTTTTATCAAGTGAATATATAGATATAAGCTCTTTTAACTGATTTTTTAATCCCGTAACTTTATCGTGGAAGGAGGTATTAATTTTAGAAAGTAACTCTTCAGAGATTAGATGTTCGGTTAAAAAATCACCTAAATTTAACGCGAATATCGCCTCAAAAGGATCATTTTCCATCATTTTTAGATTGTTACTCAAATTCCCTCCATCTGCTTCTTTTGCTGTCATACTGAAGCTTCCTTAAACTTCCTAATAGTCTAACAAGTCAACACTTTTTAAATTTTTTTCTAATACTTATATCGGTTATATTTTTAAAAACTTTGATACTTTTTCAGAACTTTTTTAAAAAATAAGCTAAAATCCTGATAAGTACTGGAAAGAATTTTTGTTAAGAAAGGTAAAATTCATTTGACATAATTGACGTTTAATATCCCGTAAAATACAGTTGGTAAACTATTTAACTTTCATAAGGTGTTTAATATAATAACCTTGCCTATTTATTTAATTCACTAAAACTTATATTAAGGAAATATAAAATTGAGTATATCAGATAGTTTCATCGATATTAAGTTGCAACAACTGGAATTCGAAGAAACTTACTTAAGTCCTTTAGCAGCAAAAAGCGCTAGCTCTCAAGGTAGAAGTAAAGAAGAAGATCCCTGCGCATTAAGAACAGAATTTCAACGAGATAGGGATAGAATCCTTCATAGCAAAGCATTTAGACGTCTCAAACATAAAACTCAGGTCTTTATTTCTCCGCAAGGAGATCATTATAGAACCAGAATAACTCATACTCTTGAGGTTTCTCAAATAGCAAGAACTGTAGCAAAAGCTCTAAAATTGAACGAAGACTTAACCGAAGCTATAAGTTTAGGCCATGATCTAGGTCACACACCATTTGGACATACAGGAGAGGAAGTTTTAGACTCATTGCTTGATGGTGGCTTTAGACATAATGAACAAAGCATAAGAGTAGTAAGTATTATTGAAGACTTAAATCTGACAGCAGAAACCCTTGACGGAATTCTAAACCATACAGGTCACTCAGATCCTGTTTCTTTAGAAGGACAAATAGTTAAAATTACAGATAGAATAGCCTATTTAAACCATGATATCGATGATTCGATAAGGGCAGGAATAATAGGACCTAAAGACTTACCTAAAAATTGTGTCCAAATTCTTGGCAATTCAACTAATGAAAGAATTACCACCCTGGTTAAAGATCTCATAGTCAATAGTAAGAATAAAAATAAAATTACTATGTCAGATGAATGCTTTCAAACCATGGACGAACTGAGAAACTGGATGTTTGCTAATGTTTATATTGATTCACCAGCTAAAAAAGAAGAACATAAAGCAAGAAAAATAGTAACAGAGCTCTACAACCACTATATTGAAAATTTTGATAATATTGAATGGATGATAAAAGGCAGATCAGAACCAGCATCAAGAATTGTTGCAGATTATATAGCCGGTATGACTGATAGGTTCGCAATTCAGCAATACATGGAAAAATTTGTTCCATCTTCATGGCAATTATAATTCTGTGACGGTTTTATACATGTGGTACTTATTAATGAAAGAAATATAACCATAAATGAGTCAAAATCTTCAATCAAAAACTCAAGATGTTATATTTGAAATCAAGAATCGACTTGATATAGTCGATACCGTTTCTGAGCACGTAGTACTTAAAAAATCAGGCAGAAACTACTGGGGACTATGTCCTTTTCATAAGGAAAAAACTCCATCTTTTTCTGTAAATCACGATAAAAATATATTTAAGTGCTTTGGATGCGGAGTTGGCGGTGATTCCATAAGCTTCTTAATGAAGCTGAATAACAGTACCTTTTATGAAGTCATAGCTGATTTAGCCCAAAAATATGGGCTACAGCTTCCATCATTCGATCAATCGTCAGAAAAAACTGAATTACGAGAAAAAATCTATGATATCAACAAAAAAACTGTTGAATATTATACAAATTTATTATTGGAAGCTCCTGAAGCTGCTAGTGCTAGAGAATATTTAGCCAAAAGAGAAATTAATAAAGATATTATCGAAAAATTCAATCTTGGTTTTTCCTTAAAGCAGGCAGATGGATTAATTAATCATTTAGTAGGCAATTTTAAAACTGATTTTGACTTATTAGATAAAGCTGGATTAATTTCAAAGCGAACAACTGGAAATGGGTATTGTGATCGATTCAGAAATCGTATAATGATTCCTATTCAGGATGAGAAGGGAAATTTCATAGCTTTTGGAGCAAGAGCTCTTGAGGATTCTCAAAATCCTAAATACTTGAACTCACCTGATACATTAACATTCAATAAAAGTAGAAGCTTATTTGCCTTATATCAGGCAAAAGAAAGCATCAGGAACCTTGACAATGTAATAATCATGGAAGGCTATTTCGATGTAATCTCAGCTCACACCCACGGTTTGACCAATGTGGTTGCCACATTAGGTACTGCGTTAACAGAACAGCACCTTAAAATATTAGCAAGGTACACAGATTCGAGGCGTATTTATTTAGCATTTGACGTAGATGAGGCAGGTGTTAGTGCAACAAACCGTGGTGCTGAGATAATTAAATCAGTTTTTGATGGACTTGGAGATATAAAACAATTTGACGAGAATTTTACAAGTTTTTCAGATACTAATAATAGATCTTCCTGCGAAATAAGAGTTGTTCCCATACCTACAGGAAAAGATCCAGACGAATTTATAAGAACAGATGGCATTGATGCTTATAAAAAGCTTGTAAATCAAGCACCCCTTTTGATAGATTATCAAATAAATAGGATAATAAAGTCAAAGGATAATATCACAAGTCCTCAAGACAAAGCTCACCTTATAAAGCAGTTAATACCTGTTCTTACAGAAATTAAAAATTCTATTATTCTAGATGAATATATTCATCTAGTAGCAGAAAGATTACAAATTCATGAGGAATCACTTGCAAAAGAAGTTAAAAAATCGTTACAAAAATCCAGCAAAAATAAAAGCGATGTTCAACCAATTGTAAATAAAAAGTTAGAAAAGCACATTTTAGCGCAAAAAAATTTATTGAGCTTATATTTTATAAATAGTGATAAACTTTCAATTTTATGTATAAATAATTATTTAAAGGAGGTAAATTTTACTGATTCAAATTACTTATTAATAAAGAATGAAATTGATAAGATAATTCAGGAAGTTAGTGAAACGATGAGTGCTGAAGAATTAAATAAAGAATTGCTTATAAGGCTCATGGATAATGAAGCAGCAAAACAAATAGTCGTTGATATTAATTTCTCTTTAGATGATAAAAAAGATTTAAGTGAAAAACTTTTATTGCAATTCATTCAAGAAAACATACTGTATATAAATCAGTATATAAATTTACAAGAACAAGAACAGTTAAAAACTAACTACCATGCTGCAAAAAATGACGAATTATCTTCATTACAATTGCAATATAAGGTAAGGGAGTTGATTCAATTGAATAATAGTAAATTGGAGATAATAAATAATGAGCAAGAAGAAGAATGACAATGAGGACGTTTTATTAGATATGATTAGCAAATCAGAAAGATTTAAAAAAAATCGCTCCGGCATTGATGAAATATTAACCACAGATGACGCAGAAGACGATCAAATAGGCAGTCTTTTCGGCAGATCTTCCGCAATCAGCATTAAAGATCACGATGATGATGAAGATCTGGTAATTAAAGAAGGAGCATTCGGCGAACTTGATGAAATTGACATAACTCCACCAAGAGGTGTATCAATTGACGATCCAGTCAGAATGTACTTAAGAGAAATCGGTAGAATCCAGTTATTAACAGCTGATGAAGAAATTGAACTGGCAAGAAAAATTGTTAGCGGCGGCAACGAAGGTCAAATCGCAAAACGTAAACTCGTACAGGCAAACTTAAGGTTAGTAGTTAGTATTGCTAAAAAATACGTTGGACGCGGCATGCTTTTCCTTGACCTTATTCAAGAAGGAAATCTAGGTCTTATTAGAGCGGCAGAAAAATTTGACCACGAAAGAGGTTATAAATTCAGTACATACGCAACCTGGTGGATTAGACAGGCTATTACCAGAGCTATTGCAGATCAGGCTAGAACCATAAGAATCCCTGTTCATATGGTTGAAACTATCAATAAATTAAAGAAAGTTACCCGTAAACTTGCTCAAGATTTAAGCCGTAAACCTACAGAAGAAGAAATTGCAGAAGCTATGGGTATTACAATCAATAAATTAAGAGAAATCATTAAAGTTGCTCAAGAACCACTTTCATTAGAAACTCCTATCGGTAAAGAGGAAGACAGCAGATTGGGCGATTTTATTGAAGATAAAGAAGCAGATGCTCCTGTTATGACAGTAGCCCACGAACTCTTAAGAGAAGATCTTGCTGAAGTCTTAAGCAGCTTGTCTCCAAGAGAAAGAGACGTGTTAAGATTAAGATTCGGTATGGATGATGGTAGACAAAGAACATTAGAAGAAGTTGGTCAACTCTTCGGTGTAACCAGAGAAAGAATCAGACAAAT includes:
- a CDS encoding deoxyguanosinetriphosphate triphosphohydrolase, producing MKLQQLEFEETYLSPLAAKSASSQGRSKEEDPCALRTEFQRDRDRILHSKAFRRLKHKTQVFISPQGDHYRTRITHTLEVSQIARTVAKALKLNEDLTEAISLGHDLGHTPFGHTGEEVLDSLLDGGFRHNEQSIRVVSIIEDLNLTAETLDGILNHTGHSDPVSLEGQIVKITDRIAYLNHDIDDSIRAGIIGPKDLPKNCVQILGNSTNERITTLVKDLIVNSKNKNKITMSDECFQTMDELRNWMFANVYIDSPAKKEEHKARKIVTELYNHYIENFDNIEWMIKGRSEPASRIVADYIAGMTDRFAIQQYMEKFVPSSWQL
- a CDS encoding RNA polymerase sigma factor RpoD — its product is MSKKKNDNEDVLLDMISKSERFKKNRSGIDEILTTDDAEDDQIGSLFGRSSAISIKDHDDDEDLVIKEGAFGELDEIDITPPRGVSIDDPVRMYLREIGRIQLLTADEEIELARKIVSGGNEGQIAKRKLVQANLRLVVSIAKKYVGRGMLFLDLIQEGNLGLIRAAEKFDHERGYKFSTYATWWIRQAITRAIADQARTIRIPVHMVETINKLKKVTRKLAQDLSRKPTEEEIAEAMGITINKLREIIKVAQEPLSLETPIGKEEDSRLGDFIEDKEADAPVMTVAHELLREDLAEVLSSLSPRERDVLRLRFGMDDGRQRTLEEVGQLFGVTRERIRQIEAKALRKLRHPNRSRRLKEYIEQ
- a CDS encoding DNA primase, with translation MSQNLQSKTQDVIFEIKNRLDIVDTVSEHVVLKKSGRNYWGLCPFHKEKTPSFSVNHDKNIFKCFGCGVGGDSISFLMKLNNSTFYEVIADLAQKYGLQLPSFDQSSEKTELREKIYDINKKTVEYYTNLLLEAPEAASAREYLAKREINKDIIEKFNLGFSLKQADGLINHLVGNFKTDFDLLDKAGLISKRTTGNGYCDRFRNRIMIPIQDEKGNFIAFGARALEDSQNPKYLNSPDTLTFNKSRSLFALYQAKESIRNLDNVIIMEGYFDVISAHTHGLTNVVATLGTALTEQHLKILARYTDSRRIYLAFDVDEAGVSATNRGAEIIKSVFDGLGDIKQFDENFTSFSDTNNRSSCEIRVVPIPTGKDPDEFIRTDGIDAYKKLVNQAPLLIDYQINRIIKSKDNITSPQDKAHLIKQLIPVLTEIKNSIILDEYIHLVAERLQIHEESLAKEVKKSLQKSSKNKSDVQPIVNKKLEKHILAQKNLLSLYFINSDKLSILCINNYLKEVNFTDSNYLLIKNEIDKIIQEVSETMSAEELNKELLIRLMDNEAAKQIVVDINFSLDDKKDLSEKLLLQFIQENILYINQYINLQEQEQLKTNYHAAKNDELSSLQLQYKVRELIQLNNSKLEIINNEQEEE